The DNA region GGGGATGGTGGCCGACAGGTTCGCCGTCGAGATCCAGGGGAGGTCGATATTCTGCGTGACGTCGGAGAGGGCGACGGTGTAGGTCGTGACGCCGCTGAAGGCGTTGGCCGGCGCCTGCCAGCTCAGTACAGGCGTGGTGCTGAGCCCCGTCGTGCCCTCGGCGGGCGCCACCTGCACGGGGGCGCCGGGCAGCGGCGCGATGAACTCGCCCCAGGCCGGCGCGTAGGCGCTGCAGGCGGAGCCGTTGCAGGCGCTGACCGACCAGAAGATCTCCGTGCCGGGCGCGAGCGCCGCCGACGCGGGCACGGTGTAGGAGGTGTTCGTCGTCGTGAACTGCTGGTTGCCCTGGGAGATGAACAGCGTGTAGACGGTCGCACCCGCGACGGCGCCCGGCGGCGCCTGCCAGGTGAAGGTGGGCGTGGTGCTGAGGTTCTGCGTGCCCTCGGCCGGGGATTGCAGGATCGGCGGGCAGGGGGAATTCGCGGGCGTGTAGCTGAATTGGTCGGCGCTACTGGTCGCGCTGGTGCCTCCGCTGACTGTGACGGTGACATCGACGACGCCACAGCCCGCCGGACTGGTGGCCGCGCAACTGGTCGCGCTGGCACAGCTCACGCCCGTGGCCGCCACGCCGCCGAAGCTGATCATCGTCGCGCCGGAGACCGTGTTGAAGCCGGTGCCTGTGACCGACACCGCCGTGCCGCCGGTCGCGGGACCAGCGTTCGGGCTCACACCGGTCACCGTCACCGGCGGGACGTACGTGTACGAGAGCGTGTTGCTTGCCGGCGTGGTGAACGTGCCGCCCGGCAACTGGTTCTGGACGGCGACGCTCACCGCGACCGTGCCTGCGCCCGGCGGGCTGGTGGCGAGGCACTGCGTGGCGGTGCAGCTCACGTCCAGCGCCGGGTTCGCGCCGAAGTAGACGCGCGTGGTGGCGCCGGCGACGGCGAGGCCCTGGCCGCTGAGCGTGACGGCGGTACCGCCCGGGGCGGGGCCGGACTGCACGCCGAGCGCCGAGAGCACGGGCACATACTGGAAGAGATCCGTGTTGAACTGCGGGTTGGTGGCGCCTGCGGGCGTCTTCAGCGTCACATAGGCGTTGCCCGCGCCCGGCGGCGTCAGCCCCCGGCACTCCTGCTGCGATCCGCTCACGACGAAGCACTGGTTCAGCGTCACGGCGTTGGGACCGATGAAGAACTGGTTGTTGGCGATCGTGGTGGTGTCGAAGCCGCTGCCGTCGATCTCGATCGCGTCGAAGCCGCCCGGCGCGCCATGGTTCGGCCCTGTGCTGCTCCCGTCGACTGCGCTGATCGTCGGCGGCGTGCCGGAGGTGACGAGGAAGGTCACGGCATTGCTGGTGAGGCCGTTCACCGTGACCGTGACGCTGACGGTGCCGGCGGGCAACGACGACGGGCTGTTGACCACGCACTCCGCCCCGCAGGCGCCGCTAATGAACGTGCCGCCGAAGTTGACGACGCCGCCCACCAGGTTCGAGCCGACGATCGTCACCTGCGTCGAATAGCCGACAGGAGCGAAGGATGGGCTGATGGCGGAGATGGAGGGCGCACCGCCCTGCGGTGGTGTATAGGTGAAGGGCACGGCGTTGCTACGATTGCCCCCAGGATCCACCACTGTGACGCTGACGGTCGCCGGCGAGGTTACGTCGAGCGCCGGCACCGTCGCCGTGCACGTCGTCCCGTTACATGACGTATTGGTTGCGGGTGTAGCGTCCACGTCCACAGTAGATCCACTCGGAAGATCGGCGCCGGACACAGTGATGGATGTACCTGGGGCGCCGCTTGATGGCGCATCGGTCCAGACGACCGGCCCGACAGGAGCGTAGCTGGTCTCAAACTCGTTGTCCCAGTCTACCCCGGCAAAGTGGAATGGTGTACCGTTTACCGCATTTAGGGAATATTGCTGAGTATTGTAGGGAGCCGGATAGGAAGTGCTCCAAGTAACCAGAACATTGCTACGACCCGTGTCTAACTGGTACTGGTTCGTGAGCTGTGCCAAGAAGTCGTT from Dehalococcoidia bacterium includes:
- a CDS encoding IPT/TIG domain-containing protein, which produces MNPPLIFPTGGLNKVDRFRCELGKCTQQQFDSAIGGSYPSPQIANDFLAQLTNQYQLDTGRSNVLVTWSTSYPAPYNTQQYSLNAVNGTPFHFAGVDWDNEFETSYAPVGPVVWTDAPSSGAPGTSITVSGADLPSGSTVDVDATPATNTSCNGTTCTATVPALDVTSPATVSVTVVDPGGNRSNAVPFTYTPPQGGAPSISAISPSFAPVGYSTQVTIVGSNLVGGVVNFGGTFISGACGAECVVNSPSSLPAGTVSVTVTVNGLTSNAVTFLVTSGTPPTISAVDGSSTGPNHGAPGGFDAIEIDGSGFDTTTIANNQFFIGPNAVTLNQCFVVSGSQQECRGLTPPGAGNAYVTLKTPAGATNPQFNTDLFQYVPVLSALGVQSGPAPGGTAVTLSGQGLAVAGATTRVYFGANPALDVSCTATQCLATSPPGAGTVAVSVAVQNQLPGGTFTTPASNTLSYTYVPPVTVTGVSPNAGPATGGTAVSVTGTGFNTVSGATMISFGGVAATGVSCASATSCAATSPAGCGVVDVTVTVSGGTSATSSADQFSYTPANSPCPPILQSPAEGTQNLSTTPTFTWQAPPGAVAGATVYTLFISQGNQQFTTTNTSYTVPASAALAPGTEIFWSVSACNGSACSAYAPAWGEFIAPLPGAPVQVAPAEGTTGLSTTPVLSWQAPANAFSGVTTYTVALSDVTQNIDLPWISTANLSATIPGNEGILAGDEFYWAVQACNGGNGCGPFARAWGEFTAPPGVPVLLTPAEGTQNILTTPTFTWQAPAGAVAGTTVYDVWITDYTTNTVLPLETTTATSLVVPASEGLQPAHGIYWTVAACNPGACSAYARAWGETIAPQPGAPGLTSPIEGSTTVSQTPTLQWTAASGAVGGTTQYTGFVWDPAAGVMKFQQSTTALSLAVPASAGLQPGTFYYYTAQACTGSVCGPLARWEGFTTWTTPGVPALLAPVEGSTGNGATPTLQWAAPSGAVPGATQYTAYVWDPQAGVMKFQQTVTALSVTVPASAGLQPGTFYYYTVSACNGSNCSAVARWEGFTS